The following coding sequences lie in one Candidatus Dormiibacterota bacterium genomic window:
- a CDS encoding MBL fold metallo-hydrolase, with the protein MEVTFLGTGAAFSPHAYNAAILVDRTILMDAGAPLTVHLPKAGVSLDEPRAVMLSHFHADHTFGIAWLILGRVLHHEDAPPLTVFGPTGTTSYLERLLDFAWGKEMRHYSWERLQLTVHELSGGDAFEVDGSHALAYRMRHASGLDCLGYTMERGGVRLGYSGDAEMSAELEALVAASDHMITEMTYDEEAGGRMHLGRKDVEGLMARHPSTRFIITHRGSNGSVNGAVMARDFLTLHLPL; encoded by the coding sequence GTGGAGGTGACGTTTCTCGGGACGGGTGCGGCCTTCTCCCCGCACGCCTACAACGCGGCCATCCTCGTCGACCGAACCATCCTGATGGACGCGGGCGCCCCGCTCACGGTCCACCTGCCGAAGGCCGGCGTGTCGCTCGATGAACCCCGCGCGGTAATGCTCAGCCACTTTCACGCCGACCACACGTTTGGTATCGCCTGGCTGATCCTGGGCCGGGTGCTGCACCACGAGGACGCGCCGCCCCTTACCGTCTTCGGTCCCACCGGGACGACATCCTATCTCGAGCGGCTGCTCGACTTTGCCTGGGGCAAGGAGATGCGCCATTACAGCTGGGAGCGGCTGCAGCTGACGGTGCACGAGCTCTCCGGCGGGGATGCCTTCGAGGTCGATGGAAGCCACGCCCTCGCGTATCGGATGCGCCACGCCAGCGGCCTCGATTGCCTGGGTTACACGATGGAGCGCGGCGGCGTCCGCCTGGGTTACAGCGGGGACGCGGAGATGTCAGCCGAGCTGGAGGCGCTGGTGGCCGCCTCCGATCACATGATCACGGAGATGACCTACGACGAGGAGGCGGGCGGCCGCATGCACCTGGGGCGCAAAGACGTGGAGGGGCTGATGGCGCGGCATCCATCGACCCGGTTCATCATCACGCACCGAGGTAGCAACGGATCGGTCAACGGCGCCGTGATGGCGCGCGACTTCCTGACGCTGCATCTTCCGCTCTAA
- a CDS encoding transglutaminase domain-containing protein, whose product MPQVNPGTIFLLVLAGVGAAWAAGLFRAQYEDGRLTLRVLRAGRVLATFDFRNTGLLLVLALLMGWAVAAAVERSGSGWGVPGTEGRLVPALSMTTVLGWIFIVAGFSRLAYLFASLATAILSLLLLTPSPLTSPRVSLAALLKWLQALPDQTTLLLLIGLILMFALTGLWTSWWIFRRRAGLVALLPTGTILAVEIINDVSPGLIFLTVVWLADAASVLLRLNFVGLKEGWRTRRVPHAADIGWTFGEVGIEATLAILAVAFLILPPLSSTDISGVLFPGVTHADAFHPFGIGSGGGSQSGTTGSVGYSETVRPGSQLTAKSKTLMTVSGDSPTFYPYWRGIALAGWNGIQWYELPSTQDVPVRQQPLLNAHETLPRDDLPPIQRIQVLHNTFHLLVPPEQLLNTVFSGGEIMSVDNQPTRVRGIMTSVRTPLNGPNPALVNVTGDSAPTASFDTVDKIVFAKRLPAPYTYSVTEAIPNVDVQDLQAAGTTYPAWLAPYATLYQDGRIADTGRDKEILNLAEQIVRSAGATTPYDKAKAIETWFIEKGRFTYTLTPPKAPAGVRPIDNFLFITQRGFCQDFSTAMNVMLRMLGIPSRQMAGFSAGVLDDKTRQHFVNAVEAHSWVEVFFPGYGWIPFEPTPDGTNAPINRPQTPDQLTAAAPVPTDAGSKITPNESAGAVPAVGGSGRGVFADIWRPVLIVAGGLLLLLVLALLLALRWLRVARDAPRIWRRLLFLGDRLKIPRHVGDTPDEFGGRLAASLPPLDEEVRRLATLYTRASFRRGGLSVAELAEARDAWSRVRGSYPRLVAKAWRDALGRGRVLRAEDAASGSRAPSRRR is encoded by the coding sequence TTGCCGCAAGTTAACCCGGGGACGATTTTCCTCCTGGTCCTGGCCGGGGTCGGCGCCGCCTGGGCCGCCGGGCTCTTCCGTGCGCAGTACGAGGACGGTCGCCTTACCCTTCGCGTCCTTCGTGCCGGCCGGGTGCTCGCCACGTTTGATTTCCGCAACACCGGACTGCTGCTCGTGCTGGCGCTGCTGATGGGATGGGCAGTGGCGGCGGCGGTCGAGCGGTCCGGATCAGGCTGGGGCGTGCCCGGCACGGAAGGCCGGCTGGTGCCGGCCCTCTCGATGACCACCGTGCTCGGTTGGATCTTCATCGTCGCGGGCTTTTCGCGGCTCGCCTACTTGTTCGCCTCGCTGGCGACGGCGATCCTCTCCCTGCTGCTGTTGACGCCCTCGCCGCTGACCAGTCCCCGCGTCAGCCTTGCCGCGCTGCTCAAGTGGCTGCAGGCCCTCCCCGATCAAACCACGCTGTTGCTCTTGATCGGCTTGATTCTGATGTTCGCCCTCACAGGGTTGTGGACCAGCTGGTGGATCTTTCGCCGGCGCGCCGGCCTCGTCGCCCTGCTGCCTACCGGCACCATCCTGGCGGTGGAGATCATCAACGACGTCAGCCCGGGCCTGATTTTCTTGACGGTTGTCTGGCTGGCCGACGCGGCGTCGGTCCTCCTCCGCCTCAACTTCGTCGGTCTCAAAGAGGGATGGCGTACCCGGCGCGTCCCGCACGCGGCCGACATCGGCTGGACCTTTGGGGAGGTCGGCATCGAGGCGACCCTCGCCATTCTCGCGGTTGCTTTCCTCATTCTGCCTCCACTCAGCAGTACCGACATCAGCGGCGTGCTCTTCCCCGGGGTCACGCACGCGGACGCGTTTCACCCGTTCGGGATCGGGAGCGGGGGCGGGTCCCAGTCGGGCACGACCGGATCGGTCGGATACAGCGAAACCGTGAGGCCGGGATCACAGCTCACTGCGAAATCCAAGACCCTGATGACGGTCAGCGGTGACAGCCCGACCTTCTATCCCTACTGGCGGGGTATCGCGCTGGCCGGCTGGAACGGGATCCAGTGGTACGAGCTGCCGTCCACGCAGGACGTGCCGGTGCGCCAGCAACCCCTGCTCAACGCGCACGAAACACTTCCGCGCGATGACTTGCCGCCGATCCAGCGGATCCAGGTGTTGCACAACACCTTCCACCTGCTCGTTCCACCCGAGCAACTGCTCAACACCGTCTTCAGCGGTGGTGAGATCATGTCCGTCGACAACCAGCCCACCAGGGTGCGGGGCATCATGACCTCGGTCCGCACGCCCCTCAACGGTCCCAATCCGGCCCTGGTCAATGTCACCGGCGACAGTGCCCCGACGGCCAGCTTCGACACCGTCGACAAGATCGTGTTCGCGAAGCGGCTGCCGGCGCCCTATACCTACTCGGTCACCGAGGCGATCCCCAATGTCGACGTGCAGGACCTGCAGGCTGCCGGCACCACCTATCCTGCCTGGCTCGCGCCCTACGCCACCCTCTACCAGGACGGCCGGATCGCGGATACCGGTCGCGACAAGGAGATCCTCAACCTAGCCGAGCAGATCGTTCGCTCCGCGGGGGCCACCACACCCTACGACAAGGCGAAGGCGATCGAAACGTGGTTCATCGAAAAGGGACGTTTCACCTATACCTTGACCCCGCCGAAGGCGCCGGCCGGAGTGCGGCCGATCGACAACTTCCTTTTCATTACCCAGAGGGGTTTCTGCCAGGACTTCTCAACGGCGATGAACGTCATGCTTCGGATGCTGGGAATTCCCTCACGGCAAATGGCGGGGTTCAGCGCCGGGGTTTTGGACGACAAAACCCGACAGCACTTCGTCAACGCCGTCGAAGCGCACAGCTGGGTCGAGGTCTTCTTCCCCGGGTACGGCTGGATTCCATTCGAGCCCACGCCGGACGGGACAAACGCGCCGATCAATCGCCCGCAAACGCCGGATCAACTGACTGCTGCGGCACCCGTCCCCACGGACGCGGGGTCCAAGATCACGCCCAACGAGTCGGCCGGGGCGGTCCCGGCCGTGGGCGGCAGCGGCCGCGGGGTCTTCGCGGACATCTGGCGGCCGGTGCTGATCGTCGCCGGCGGCCTCCTGCTCCTCCTGGTACTCGCCCTTCTGCTCGCCCTCCGCTGGCTGCGCGTCGCCCGCGACGCGCCGCGGATCTGGCGTCGCCTGCTCTTTCTCGGCGATCGGCTGAAGATCCCGCGACATGTGGGCGACACGCCGGACGAGTTCGGTGGCCGGCTGGCGGCCTCACTGCCACCGCTCGATGAAGAGGTCCGGCGGCTGGCGACGCTGTATACCCGTGCCAGCTTCCGTCGTGGCGGCCTCTCCGTCGCGGAGCTCGCCGAGGCGCGCGACGCCTGGAGCCGCGTTCGTGGCAGCTACCCGCGGCTGGTGGCGAAGGCCTGGCGCGATGCCCTTGGCCGGGGACGCGTCCTTAGAGCGGAAGATGCAGCGTCAGGAAGTCGCGCGCCATCACGGCGCCGTTGA
- a CDS encoding GAF domain-containing protein — protein sequence MEGPTARLTAMAEVLQIMNGTSFELKAVLEAVVDRASRLCRADSGFIYRLDGDWYRLDVAYNITPEFRAFTERTPIHIDNFGTVTARAGRQRRTIRIPDVLQDPEYTHWEAQGLGKGRAMIGVPLIRDQAVLGVIALWRTEPEPFTDDEAQLVSIFADQVVIAIVQARHARELADSLEQQTATSEVLRIISQSTSDLEAVFLPLITRAVHLCGAEHGDIVRFDPQTHEYLEAAHFGVGSAEYRAIIRRHRFRPGRDTLVGRTILLAGPVQMDDALADPDYKFAEAQGSGGFRSILGVPLLREGFPIGVISVWRREVRPFTDREIRILTTFADQAVVAIENVRLVRALQRQTEELSRYVTPQVAAMLASEEGEQLLAGHRRQITALFCDLRGFTTFSETAEPEEVFSLLREYQAAMGQMIAQYRGTLEHLAGDGIMAFFNDPVSTPGFEAQTIRCALGMRERFRELAGGWRRRGYELDLGIGIALGYATLGRVGYEGHFQYNATGNVVILASRLSGEAKGGEILISQRLYAAVEDLVDVEPVREVTLKGFSRPVATTNVVGLKT from the coding sequence ATGGAAGGGCCGACTGCGCGGCTCACGGCGATGGCCGAGGTCCTGCAAATCATGAACGGGACGTCGTTCGAGCTCAAGGCGGTCCTGGAGGCCGTCGTCGACCGGGCCAGTCGACTCTGTCGCGCCGACTCGGGATTCATCTACAGGTTGGACGGCGATTGGTACCGCCTGGACGTTGCCTACAACATCACCCCGGAGTTCCGCGCCTTCACCGAGCGAACTCCGATCCATATCGACAACTTCGGGACCGTTACCGCCCGGGCCGGCCGGCAGCGGCGCACCATCCGGATTCCGGACGTCCTCCAGGATCCCGAATACACGCACTGGGAAGCCCAGGGGCTCGGCAAGGGCCGGGCGATGATCGGCGTGCCGTTGATTCGCGATCAGGCGGTTCTTGGCGTCATCGCGCTATGGCGGACCGAGCCTGAGCCGTTCACCGACGACGAAGCCCAATTAGTGAGTATCTTTGCGGACCAGGTTGTCATAGCGATCGTGCAAGCGCGTCACGCGCGGGAACTCGCCGATTCACTGGAGCAGCAGACGGCGACAAGTGAGGTGCTCCGGATTATCAGCCAATCGACCTCCGATCTGGAGGCTGTCTTTCTCCCGCTGATCACCCGAGCGGTCCATTTGTGCGGCGCCGAGCATGGGGACATCGTCCGATTCGACCCTCAAACGCACGAGTACCTCGAGGCCGCACACTTTGGCGTCGGGAGCGCCGAGTATCGCGCGATTATCCGACGCCATCGCTTCCGGCCCGGTCGCGACACCCTTGTCGGACGAACGATCCTGCTAGCAGGGCCAGTCCAGATGGACGACGCGCTCGCGGACCCTGACTACAAGTTCGCCGAAGCGCAAGGGTCGGGAGGGTTTCGTTCCATCCTCGGCGTGCCGTTGCTTCGAGAGGGCTTTCCGATCGGTGTCATCTCGGTCTGGCGCCGCGAGGTGCGGCCGTTCACCGATCGAGAAATCCGTATCCTGACCACCTTCGCGGACCAGGCCGTGGTGGCCATCGAAAATGTCCGGTTGGTTCGCGCGCTGCAGCGGCAGACCGAAGAACTCTCACGCTACGTCACACCGCAGGTGGCAGCGATGCTGGCGAGTGAAGAGGGCGAGCAGTTGCTGGCCGGTCACCGCCGCCAGATCACAGCCCTGTTCTGTGACCTGCGTGGCTTCACCACATTCTCGGAGACGGCCGAGCCGGAGGAGGTCTTCAGTCTGCTGCGTGAGTACCAGGCCGCAATGGGCCAGATGATCGCGCAGTACAGGGGCACACTCGAGCATCTGGCCGGCGACGGGATCATGGCGTTTTTCAATGACCCTGTTTCCACCCCGGGGTTCGAAGCGCAGACCATTCGGTGCGCGCTGGGGATGAGGGAGCGCTTTCGTGAGCTTGCCGGTGGCTGGCGTCGCCGCGGATACGAGCTGGACCTGGGAATTGGGATCGCGCTCGGCTATGCGACGCTTGGCCGGGTTGGGTACGAGGGGCACTTCCAGTACAACGCCACCGGTAACGTCGTCATCCTTGCGTCTCGCTTGAGCGGAGAGGCAAAAGGCGGAGAGATCCTGATCAGCCAACGGCTCTACGCCGCTGTTGAAGATCTCGTCGATGTCGAGCCGGTCCGGGAGGTGACGCTAAAAGGCTTCAGCCGTCCGGTGGCGACCACCAACGTGGTCGGGCTCAAAACGTGA
- the tmk gene encoding dTMP kinase, which translates to METAGKPGGFFISFEGPEGGGKSTQIHRLAAALAEQGYPVWTTREPGGTRVGEMIRPILLGQQQTRMTPWSEALLFTAARAQHVEEVIRPRLTRGELVLCDRYTDSTLAYQGYGRGLDLDTLRRLQSEATGGLQPDLTMLLNLPVETGLSRIPRPAQDRLDRETAEFHERVRAGYQEMAAADPLRWREVDAAADADQVAARIFALVSEALAQAGIRPAQRRSA; encoded by the coding sequence GTGGAAACCGCGGGGAAGCCAGGCGGGTTCTTCATCAGCTTCGAGGGGCCGGAGGGCGGCGGGAAGTCGACCCAGATCCATCGCCTGGCCGCGGCGCTGGCGGAGCAGGGCTATCCGGTGTGGACGACCCGCGAACCGGGCGGCACCAGGGTGGGGGAGATGATCCGTCCCATCTTGCTGGGCCAGCAACAGACGCGGATGACCCCCTGGTCGGAGGCGTTGCTGTTCACCGCCGCGCGAGCCCAGCATGTCGAGGAAGTGATCCGTCCGCGTCTGACGCGAGGCGAGCTGGTGCTCTGCGATCGCTACACCGATTCGACGCTCGCCTACCAGGGTTACGGGCGCGGGCTCGACCTGGACACGCTGCGACGGTTGCAGTCAGAGGCGACCGGTGGTCTTCAACCGGACCTGACGATGTTGCTCAACCTGCCGGTGGAGACTGGGCTCTCCAGGATTCCTCGCCCGGCGCAGGATCGGCTGGATCGGGAGACGGCGGAATTTCACGAGCGCGTCCGTGCCGGATACCAGGAGATGGCGGCGGCTGACCCGCTTCGCTGGCGGGAGGTGGACGCTGCGGCCGACGCAGACCAGGTCGCCGCGCGCATCTTCGCGCTGGTCAGCGAGGCGCTGGCGCAGGCCGGCATCCGCCCGGCGCAGCGGCGATCAGCATGA
- a CDS encoding MoxR family ATPase, translating to MQVENGSVEALGSRIVENVGRVLVGKAAEVELCVIALLSRGHILIEDVPGVGKTMLAKSLARSLSCGFERLQFTPDLLPSDVTGVNIYSPSTQQFEFRQGPIFTQILLADEINRATPKTQSALLEAMEEKQVTVDGTTYPLPLPFLVLATQNPVEFAGTFPLPEAQVDRFLMRVNLGYLDVAHEVQVLDRFQRSSPIDQLEAVASADELLAGQKAVQEIYVDEQLKEYIARVTHRTRSHVDIGLGASSRGSLGLFRASQARAALEGRDFVTPDDVKALAQPVLAHRLILKANAELRGLTPSKVLTQILETEPVPPPNVVSRFGRRVAG from the coding sequence ATGCAGGTGGAGAACGGATCGGTCGAGGCGCTCGGTTCGCGGATCGTTGAAAACGTCGGCCGTGTGCTCGTCGGCAAGGCGGCGGAGGTCGAGCTCTGCGTGATCGCGCTGCTGAGCCGCGGCCACATCCTTATCGAAGACGTGCCGGGCGTGGGCAAGACCATGCTGGCGAAGTCCCTCGCCCGCTCGCTCAGCTGCGGCTTCGAGCGGCTGCAGTTCACGCCCGACCTGCTTCCGTCGGATGTGACGGGGGTCAACATCTATAGCCCATCGACCCAGCAGTTCGAATTTCGCCAGGGTCCGATCTTCACGCAGATCCTGCTCGCCGATGAGATCAACCGGGCGACGCCCAAGACGCAGTCGGCACTGCTGGAAGCGATGGAGGAGAAGCAGGTGACGGTCGATGGCACGACCTACCCGCTTCCGCTTCCCTTCCTAGTGCTGGCGACGCAGAACCCGGTTGAATTCGCCGGCACCTTCCCGCTGCCGGAGGCGCAGGTCGATCGCTTCCTGATGCGGGTCAACCTCGGCTACCTCGACGTTGCCCATGAGGTCCAGGTCCTCGATCGCTTTCAGCGGTCATCACCGATCGACCAGCTCGAGGCGGTGGCGTCGGCGGACGAGCTGCTCGCCGGCCAAAAGGCGGTCCAGGAGATCTATGTCGATGAGCAGCTGAAGGAGTACATTGCGCGCGTCACCCATCGCACCCGGTCGCACGTGGACATCGGGCTGGGGGCGAGCTCCCGCGGCTCGCTCGGCCTGTTTCGAGCCTCGCAGGCTCGGGCGGCCCTCGAGGGAAGGGACTTCGTCACGCCGGACGACGTCAAGGCATTGGCCCAACCGGTGCTTGCCCATCGCCTCATCCTGAAGGCCAATGCCGAGTTGCGCGGCCTCACGCCGTCGAAAGTGTTGACGCAGATCCTGGAGACAGAGCCGGTGCCGCCGCCGAACGTCGTTTCGCGGTTCGGACGGCGAGTGGCGGGTTAG
- a CDS encoding DUF58 domain-containing protein, with protein MRLPRLPLLTALALLFFFAYITGIRLAYSLLYALVLIFVVSYFWSRLAGENLSVVRTSPEGQYQVGDDFEEQFTIENRSWIPVPLIELTDFSNLPGYDPGRVFSLKGRRTRRWTSRGQFKQRGLFTFGPVELRYGDPFGLFTRSLRVAGSQSVVVYPVVRPVGSLDALAPSTAGDEQLRGRVLDIPPNATTIREYVPTDSVKRIHWASSARLGRLMSRSFETREGGDAWIVLDLQASVHAGEAPESTLEYAMSMAASIADAALRRGGAIGLVSNDSRLSVIEAARGEQQQKKLFEHFTLAQADGTVSLATLLNSQRQQWRHRGGLIVITPSADEQWLEALLDLGVRGQRSLVVYLDPRGFGGSQPSLAPAGRWRQAVNWWIIRGAGELELAPEKRVAAS; from the coding sequence ATGCGCCTCCCGCGCCTTCCCCTGCTCACGGCGCTTGCGCTCCTGTTCTTCTTTGCCTACATCACCGGAATCCGGCTGGCGTACAGCCTGCTCTATGCGCTGGTCCTGATCTTCGTCGTCAGCTATTTCTGGAGCCGGCTCGCGGGCGAGAACCTCTCGGTCGTGCGGACCAGTCCAGAGGGCCAGTACCAGGTGGGCGACGACTTCGAAGAGCAGTTCACGATCGAGAATCGCTCCTGGATCCCGGTCCCGCTGATCGAGTTGACGGATTTCTCCAACCTTCCGGGGTATGACCCCGGTCGGGTGTTCAGCCTGAAGGGCCGGCGGACGAGGCGGTGGACGTCGCGCGGTCAATTCAAGCAGCGCGGCCTCTTCACCTTTGGTCCGGTGGAGTTGCGCTACGGCGATCCCTTCGGCCTCTTCACCCGCTCGCTCCGCGTGGCCGGCAGCCAATCGGTGGTGGTGTACCCGGTGGTACGACCGGTTGGATCGCTCGATGCGCTGGCACCCAGTACCGCCGGGGACGAACAGCTCCGCGGGCGGGTGCTTGACATCCCGCCGAACGCCACCACCATCCGGGAATACGTGCCGACCGACAGCGTCAAGCGCATCCACTGGGCCTCGTCGGCGCGCCTGGGCCGGCTCATGAGCCGCAGCTTCGAAACCCGCGAGGGCGGCGATGCCTGGATCGTGCTCGACCTGCAGGCCTCCGTCCACGCCGGCGAGGCGCCGGAATCCACCCTCGAGTACGCCATGAGCATGGCGGCCTCCATCGCGGATGCCGCGTTGCGGCGTGGGGGCGCCATCGGCCTGGTCAGCAACGACAGCCGGCTCAGCGTGATCGAGGCCGCCCGCGGCGAACAGCAGCAGAAGAAGCTCTTCGAGCATTTCACGCTGGCGCAGGCCGACGGTACCGTCTCCCTGGCCACGCTGCTCAACTCGCAGCGGCAGCAGTGGCGGCACCGCGGCGGCCTGATCGTGATCACGCCCTCCGCGGATGAACAGTGGCTCGAGGCGTTGCTCGACCTGGGCGTTCGCGGCCAGCGCAGCCTGGTCGTCTACCTCGATCCGCGGGGCTTCGGCGGCAGCCAGCCATCGCTGGCGCCGGCCGGCCGCTGGCGACAGGCGGTCAACTGGTGGATCATCCGTGGGGCGGGCGAGCTCGAGCTCGCCCCGGAGAAACGGGTTGCCGCAAGTTAA
- a CDS encoding DUF554 domain-containing protein, with protein sequence MIPGLGTALNTGTVLAGTAVGLTLGRVIPESLQRTIRAAIGLFVAVIGIQMALKTHSPLILLVSVLLGVLIGELLRLDDGVQAIGAWAERRVSRGGEPGRVRLAFITTSLIFCVGPLTVLGSFLDGTRGDITLLAIKSTLDGVTAIVFAATLGWGVILSAVSVLVVQGSLTLFAFLIHAGLSDLEIAELTAAGGIAVLGIAVGLLELKSIKVANFLPALVVAPLLAGILHAMGAL encoded by the coding sequence GTGATCCCCGGGCTCGGGACCGCGCTCAACACCGGGACGGTCCTCGCCGGCACGGCGGTCGGCCTGACCCTCGGACGCGTTATCCCCGAAAGTCTCCAGCGGACCATCCGCGCCGCGATCGGTCTTTTCGTCGCGGTGATCGGCATCCAGATGGCGCTCAAGACGCACAGCCCGCTGATCCTGCTCGTCAGTGTGCTGCTCGGTGTCCTGATCGGTGAGCTGCTCCGGCTCGATGACGGCGTGCAGGCGATCGGCGCCTGGGCGGAGCGCCGGGTGAGCCGCGGCGGCGAACCGGGGCGTGTCAGGCTGGCCTTCATCACGACCAGCCTGATCTTCTGCGTCGGCCCCCTCACCGTGCTTGGCTCCTTCCTCGACGGCACGCGCGGTGACATCACCTTGCTCGCCATCAAGTCCACGCTGGACGGTGTTACGGCGATCGTGTTTGCGGCGACGCTGGGCTGGGGTGTCATCCTCTCCGCGGTCAGCGTGCTCGTCGTCCAGGGGAGCCTGACCCTGTTCGCCTTTCTGATCCATGCCGGCCTGTCTGACCTGGAGATCGCGGAGCTGACGGCGGCCGGCGGCATCGCCGTCCTCGGGATTGCGGTCGGCCTGCTGGAACTGAAGTCGATCAAGGTCGCGAACTTCCTCCCGGCGCTGGTGGTGGCGCCGCTGCTCGCGGGCATCCTGCATGCGATGGGTGCGCTCTGA
- a CDS encoding cyclic-di-AMP receptor: MKLLIAVVHSEDASATMDALNDRGISVTRFASSGGFLQHKNVTLMTGIDDDRIEEVLGLIKENCRTRSEFMNPMPPLVEPGDFFVPYPVEVQVGGATVFIMNVDRFEKL, encoded by the coding sequence ATGAAGCTCCTGATCGCCGTGGTGCACAGCGAGGACGCGTCGGCGACCATGGATGCCCTCAATGACCGAGGAATTTCGGTGACCCGTTTCGCCAGCTCCGGCGGATTCCTGCAGCACAAGAACGTGACGCTGATGACGGGCATCGACGACGATCGGATCGAAGAGGTGCTCGGCCTCATCAAGGAGAACTGCCGTACCCGCAGCGAGTTCATGAACCCCATGCCACCCCTGGTCGAGCCCGGTGACTTCTTCGTCCCCTATCCGGTCGAGGTGCAGGTCGGCGGCGCGACCGTCTTCATCATGAACGTCGACCGCTTCGAAAAGCTGTAG